Part of the Kitasatospora sp. NBC_00374 genome is shown below.
CTGATGGGCGGCTCGCCCTGCCCGGTGGAGGTGATGAAGCGGGTCCGGGCCGACATGGGCATGACCGAGGTCGCCATCGCGTACGGGATGACCGAGACCTCCCCGGTGTCCACCCTGACCAGGCGCGACGACGACCTGGCGCACCGCACCGGGACGGTCGGCCGGGTGCTGCCGCACCTCGAGGTCAAGGTCACCGACCCCGCCGACGGCCGGACCCTGCCGCGCGGCGCGGCCGGCGAGCTGTGCACCCGCGGGTACTCGGTGATGGTCGGCTACTGGGAGGAGCCCGAACGGACGGCCGAGGCCGTCGACCCGGACGGCTGGATGCACTCCGGCGACCTCGCGGTGATGCACCCGGACGGCTACCTGAGCGTGGTCGGACGGATCAAGGACATGATCATCCGGGGTGGCGAGAACATCTACCCCCGCGAGATCGAGGAGTTCCTGCACACCCACCCCGCCGTCGCCGACGCCCAGGTGGTCGGCGTGCCGGACGAGCGCTACGGCGAGGAGGTCTTCGCCTTCGTCGTGCTGCGCGACCCCACGGTCGGCCCCGGGCCCGAGGAACTGGCCGAGTACTGCCGGGACGGGCTCGCCCGGTTCAAGGCGCCCCGGCACGTACGGGTGGTGGACTCCTTCCCGATGACGGTCAGCGGCAAGGTCAGAAAGGGCGAACTGCGCACGCTGGCGGCCAGGGAACTCGGTCGGTGACGGCGGTGAGGCCGCGGCCCCCGCACCGTGTTCGCCCACCGCCCTGACGATCATCTAACCTGGTGACGTGCTCATACTCGTCAGCCGTCGCCACGTGGACCTGCTCCGCGTCACGAGCATGTCCTGTCGACGCTCCGGCTGATCTCTCTCCCTTCCTGCCCTCGGGGGCACACACCCTCCCCCGGCCCCGCCGCACCCGCCCGATCGGACGGGTCGGCGGCAGCGTTCCCGGACACCCGCCGGGCACCGCCGGGGCACCGACACAGCGGATGTCACCCATGACACAGCAGTCCCAGACCACCGGTCTCCCCGTGATCGACCTGTCCCTCGCGGACGGCACCGAGGAGGACCGTGCCCGCCTGCACGACGCACTCCGCTCGGCCGCCACGGAGGTCGGCTTCTTCCAGCTGACCGGCCACGGCATAACAGCCGACGAGACCAAGGCCCTGAACACCGCCATGCGGGCCTTCTTCGACCTCCCCGAGGCCGACCGGCTGTCCGTGAGCAACCTCAACTCCCCGCACTTCCGCGGCTACACCCGCACCGGCGACGAGCGCACCGGCGGCAGCCGGGACTGGCGCGACCAGCTGGACATCGGCGCCGAACGCCCGCCGCACCTGCCCGGCCCGGGCGAGCCCCCGTACTGGTGGCTGGAGGGGCCCAACCAGTGGCCCTCGGCCCTGCCCGAACTGCGCACCGCCGCCCTGACCTGGATCGACCGGCTGGAGGCCGTGGCCCACCGGCTGCTGCACGAACTGCTCGCCTCGATCGGCGCCCGGCCCGACTTCTACGACGACGCCTTCGGCGACCACCCGCACCTGCGGCTCAAGCTGGTCCGCTACCCCGGCACCGCCCCGGACGGCGCCGGCCAGGGCGTCGGTACCCACAAGGACTACGGCTTCATCACCCTGCTCCTGCAGGACACCGTGGGCGGCCTGCAGGTCGAGCGGCCGGACGGATCCTTCCTGGAGGTGCCGCCGATGGAGGGCGCCTTCGTGGTGAACCTGGGCGAACTGCTGGAGGTCGCCACCGACGGGTACCTGAAGGCCACCAGCCACCGGGTGGTCAGCCCGGCCGGGGCCCGCGAGCGGTTCTCCGTGCCGTTCTTCTACAACCCGCGCCTGGACGCCCACATCGAGCCGCTGGACTTCCCGCACGCCCACCACGCGCCGGGCGCCACCCAGGACCCGTCCAACCCGCTGTTCGCCGAGTTCGGCCGCAACGAGCTCAAGGGATACCTGCGCGCCCACCCCGAGGTGACCAAGCGGCACCACGCCGACCTGATCCCGCTCGCCGGCGCCTGAGCCGGCTCCGGTCCGGCTCGGTTCCGGCCCGGCACCCGCGCCCCGGCGCCGCGCCACCGCACGCGGACCGGGGCGCGGCGCCGTGTCCGGGATCCGCGTCCGGATCCGTGTCCGGGATCCGCGTCCGGCCGACGAGCCGGGGGCCGGACCCGGAGGTCAGGCCGGGAGCGGGGTGCGCGGCCGGGCTCGGGAGGGGAGTTCCAGGACCTCGCAGCCGTGCCCGGCGATCTGCCGACGCAGGCTCCCGGCCCGGTCGTCGTCGAGCGACAGGACGAACCCGCCCGGCAGCAGCAGCGCCCGGTAGACCCCGGCGGCCACCAGCTCCAGCAGGTGCTCCAGCCGCGGCAGCGGGCCGCCGGAGGGCAGGCCGTTGTCGAGGAAGACCTCCGGGTCGGGCAGGCCGAGCCGGTCCGCGTACTGCTGCAGGGCGATCCGGTGGGGCTCCATCCGCCACGGATCGTGGGGGTAGCACCTCAGGTAGGCCGCGACCCGGTGGGGGGCCGGGTCGGCGGGGCGGCCGCGGAGTGTCATGGGGGCTCCGTCCAGGTGAGGGGGTGGCGGCCCCCTGCGGGGAACATCGAGTGGTGTTCCCGGGACCAGCAAACGGCCCGGCCGGCTGCCGGATCAATGCGTACCCTCACCCATTCGGACGGCGGAACCGTGGGTATCGGCTCAGCCGGTGTCGCCCCCCGGCCCGGAGCCGAGCGCCGAGGCCAGCGCCTTCCGGCTCACCCCGAGCTTTCGCAGGATGCTCGCCACATGGTGCTCGACCGTACGGGCGGACAGGAACAGCGCCTGGGCGACGTCCTGGTTGGTGG
Proteins encoded:
- a CDS encoding isopenicillin N synthase family dioxygenase → MTQQSQTTGLPVIDLSLADGTEEDRARLHDALRSAATEVGFFQLTGHGITADETKALNTAMRAFFDLPEADRLSVSNLNSPHFRGYTRTGDERTGGSRDWRDQLDIGAERPPHLPGPGEPPYWWLEGPNQWPSALPELRTAALTWIDRLEAVAHRLLHELLASIGARPDFYDDAFGDHPHLRLKLVRYPGTAPDGAGQGVGTHKDYGFITLLLQDTVGGLQVERPDGSFLEVPPMEGAFVVNLGELLEVATDGYLKATSHRVVSPAGARERFSVPFFYNPRLDAHIEPLDFPHAHHAPGATQDPSNPLFAEFGRNELKGYLRAHPEVTKRHHADLIPLAGA